A window of Rhinatrema bivittatum chromosome 2, aRhiBiv1.1, whole genome shotgun sequence contains these coding sequences:
- the FAM110B gene encoding protein FAM110B yields the protein MPTETLQTGSMGKPVSPAVTFTSAVPLRILNKGPDYFRRQAEPNPKRLSAVERLEADKAKYVKSQEVINAKQEPVKPAVLAKPPVCPATKRALGSPTMKMFNNNAKTESSVQRENLKLEILKNIINSSEGSSSGSGHKHGSRNWPPHRSDSAELNRHSFAESLKVYPTQGHGSPQESNSNISRRLLENSSESFLHVSHSSSDIRKVTSGKSLKAIPCSSSAPPLPPKPKLSAITALKSPENDTLEPGCGVTRRPSLQRSKSDLSDRYFRVDADVERFFNYCGLDAEELENLGMENFARANSDIVSLNFRSASMISSDCEQSQDSNSDLRNDDSANDRVPYGISAIERNARIIKWLYSIKQARESQKVSHV from the coding sequence ATGCCTACAGAAACACTACAGACAGGTAGCATGGGGAAACCTGTCAGTCCTGCAGTCACATTCACATCTGCTGTTCCTCTTCGCATCTTGAACAAAGGACCGGATTATTTCCGCAGGCAGGCAGAACCTAATCCCAAGAGACTTAGTGCAGTGGAGAGGCTAGAAGCTGATAAGGCAAAATATGTCAAGAGTCAAGAGGTCATCAATGCCAAACAAGAGCCTGTGAAGCCTGCAGTGCTTGCAAAACCACCAGTGTGCCCTGCAACCAAGCGAGCGTTGGGAAGCCCCACAATGAAAATGTTTAATAACAATGCAAAGACTGAGAGCAGTGTGCAAAGAGAGAACTTAAAGCTAGAAATTCTCAAAAACATCATTAACAGTTCTGAAGGCTCCAGCTCAGGGTCGGGTCACAAACATGGTTCACGAAACTGGCCTCCACACAGATCTGACTCTGCAGAACTTAACCGCCATTCTTTTGCAGAATCTTTAAAGGTTTACCCCACTCAGGGCCATGGTAGCCCTCAAGAAAGCAACTCAAACATTAGCAGAAGGCTGCTTGAAAATTCAAGTGAGTCCTTTTTACATGTTTCCCACAGCTCATCAGACATTAGGAAAGTAACTAGTGGGAAATCCTTAAAAGCAATACCATGTAGTAGTTCAGCTCCACCTCTGCCTCCAAAACCCAAGTTGTCTGCCATAACTGCTCTGAAATCACCAGAGAATGACACATTGGAGCCTGGTTGTGGAGTCACTCGAAGACCATCTCTTCAGCGATCAAAATCAGACTTAAGTGACAGATATTTTCGTGTTGATGCAGATGTTGAGCGATTCTTTAACTACTGTGGGCTGGATGCTGAAGAGCTAGAAAATCTTGGAATGGAAAATTTTGCAAGGGCTAACTCTGATATTGTATCCCTCAACTTTCGCAGTGCAAGTATGATTAGTTCAGACTGCGAACAGTCTCAGGATAGCAACAGTGACCTTAGGAATGATGACAGTGCCAATGATCGCGTGCCATATGGCATCTCTGCAATTGAAAGAAATGCCAGAATCATCAAGTGGTTGTATAGCATCAAGCAAGCTAGAGAGTCACAGAAAGTATCCCATGTGTAA